The Alphaproteobacteria bacterium genomic sequence CCGGCGATAGCTCGGCGACCGCGGAGACCACCCGAAAATCCGCGTAGCCGTTGGCGAGGTAGAATTTGCGCAAAAGCTCTCGATCGAACGTTAGGCGGTCCGGATCGTATGTGTCATTGCTCGAGAGAAAGCGCCACCAGGCACTCTCCGTCGTCTGCACTTCCTGGCGCAAGCGATCGTCGCTGAAGGCGTGATTGCCGATAAAGCTGATGCGTGTGACCTTCGTCTTGTCGCCTTCGTTGATCTCGTAGACGAGATCGACCCGGTTTTCGGGCAACGTTATGACCTTGGGCTCGACCGTCGCCGCGAAACGCCCGCTCCGGCGATAGACGTCGAGAATGCGCTGGACGTCCTGCTGAACCTTGGTGCGCGTATAGACCGTGCGAGGCTTTAACTGAATTTCATCGTTGAGCTGCTTATCCTCGATCTTCGAGTTGCCCTCGAACGCAACGCGATTGATGATCGGATTCTCGATGACGCGCACGATAAGCGTATTGCCGTCGCGTCGTAACGACACATCGGCAAAAAGCCCTGTCGCGAATAGCGCCTTCAGCGACTCGTCCATCTTTGCGGAGTCAAACGGATCGCCGAGTTGAATCGTGAGATACGAGCGCACGGTCGACGGCTCGATCCGCTGGCTACCCTCGATGCGTATTTCCTGCACGACCCCCGAGCCGCCCGGCAAGGGTGCCGCAGTCGATGGATTGCCAGTGCCCGTTGAACCGGCCGGCGGAGGCTCGTTCGAAGGCGTTGGAGGGGGCGGGACTGCGCGAGGCTGGCGGATGGTCGGCGGATTGGCGGGAGGAGAAGTCGGGTTGTTCTGAGCCAAGGATAACAACGGTGGCAACAAAGCCATTGCGACGACCGATACCCCGAGTGCCAATCTTACATTGAATCGCCCCAACGGCTCCCCCCAGACATTATTCGTGTTTTCTTGATTAAAAGGATTGCGGTCACGACAAATCGGGCTACGTCACATCGTTCCAGATCACGAAGATCATCAACAGCAATACCAGAGTCAATCCGATCCGGAAACCGTAATCCTGGATGCGGGGCGCAAGGGGTCTGCGGCGTACGGCTTCCACCGCGTAGAATAACAGATGCCCGCCGTCAAGCATCGGTATCGGCAGAAGGTTGATCAGGCCGAGGTTCAGTGAAAGCACGGCAAGCAGGAAAAGAAATGACGCTGTACCATTCGATGCGGCCTCCGCGGCCCATTCGCCCATGCGCACGGGCCCACCCGCCTCGCCGAACGGGCGCTTGCCGCTGAACATCTGACCGATCGCCTTGGCGCTCGAAACCGTGATGAACGACATTTCCTCGACAGCACGCCGTGCGGCGACGATCGGCGTGTATCGCACGTACTCGGAGTCCTTGGTCGATTCGAGACCGAGCCGTCCGATCTTGTAACTGTGGCCGAAATTATCCTTTTGCTCGACGATCTCCGGCGTCAGCGTCAAGGTGATGCGGTTGCTGTCGCGCAAGATCTCGATTTTGAGCGGTTCGTCGAGTGCGAATTGCACGGTTTGCGCGATGTCCTGGAAGCGCTCGATTTCCTTGCCGTTGATTTCGACGATTCGGTCGCCTGGAAGAATGCCGGCCCGGGCTGCCGGGCTGTCGGCCAGAACCCCACCCACGATTGGTCGGGTGAACGGCTGGCCCGCCGTCGCGAACAGGGCCGTAAGAACGACGAATGTGAAGATGATGTTCGCGAGCGGCCCGGCAAAGACCACGGCCGTGCGCTGGCTTAATTTCTTGTGATGGAAGGAAACCGCGCGTTCCTCCGGCGTCAT encodes the following:
- the bamA gene encoding outer membrane protein assembly factor BamA, which produces MRSYLTIQLGDPFDSAKMDESLKALFATGLFADVSLRRDGNTLIVRVIENPIINRVAFEGNSKIEDKQLNDEIQLKPRTVYTRTKVQQDVQRILDVYRRSGRFAATVEPKVITLPENRVDLVYEINEGDKTKVTRISFIGNHAFSDDRLRQEVQTTESAWWRFLSSNDTYDPDRLTFDRELLRKFYLANGYADFRVVSAVAELSPDKSGFYITFTIEEGERYKFGKVDVSSSVKDVDPSTLRSLITVSEGDWYNADEVENTIKKISDALGNRGYAFVDVRPKVKRDKDQKTIDITFDVQEGPRVYIERVNIKGNTRTLDKVIRRELQFVEGDAFSTSKIE
- the rseP gene encoding RIP metalloprotease RseP — its product is MHPLVGILHFAIPSLIALTVLVFVHEMGHFWVARRNKVRVEVFSIGFGPELFGWTDKHNTRWKFSALPLGGYVKMFGDANAASAPDEMLAAMTPEERAVSFHHKKLSQRTAVVFAGPLANIIFTFVVLTALFATAGQPFTRPIVGGVLADSPAARAGILPGDRIVEINGKEIERFQDIAQTVQFALDEPLKIEILRDSNRITLTLTPEIVEQKDNFGHSYKIGRLGLESTKDSEYVRYTPIVAARRAVEEMSFITVSSAKAIGQMFSGKRPFGEAGGPVRMGEWAAEAASNGTASFLFLLAVLSLNLGLINLLPIPMLDGGHLLFYAVEAVRRRPLAPRIQDYGFRIGLTLVLLLMIFVIWNDVT